The Knoellia sp. S7-12 region CCACCTCGGCGGCGTGGGGATCGACAGAGTCGCCGGGGAGCACCCCGAGCACGTCGGCGCGCGAGACGACATCACCCTTGGCCTCGACGAGGAGGCGCAGAACCTCGAGCCCGCTGGGCGACAGGGGCAGGACGTGGCCGTCGAGCAGAGCCACAGTGCGGCGGACCTGTAGGTGCCCACTGACTGTGGCGACGGCCGAAGACTGCGCCACCTCGTAGTGGTGGACCAGCCGCCGCACCAGCGCGCCGAGTCGTCCGCGGTCGGGGACGATCGGCTCAATCCCTCTGTCCTGCAGCGGAAGTGCGGTGATGGGCCCGACTGCTGCCGCAACGAGACCCCCTGAGGCGCAGCGCGCGACGATCCCGTCGGTGACCCCCTCGGCGTCTGCTGCGGCGAGCCAGGCGTGTGCTCCCGGTGCCGACGTGAACACGACCGCGTCGATATCGCCCGCAGCGGCGTCGCGCACCGACCCGGCCAGGGCCGCGGGATCCGGCGTGGGACCCCAGCGATAGACGACGAGGCTCGCGACGTCCGCCCCGGCCGCGGCCAGTTCGGTGTCGAGGCCGTCTGCTCCGGCACCGTGGTGCTGCACCGCGATGCGCAGGCCGGTGACTCCTTCGTCGAGGAGAAGCTCGAGGATCTCGGCAGACGTCTCGGACTCGGCCACCCAGTCGGCAGTGAGGCCGGCGGCCTGGATGGCGCCGCGCGCCTTCGGACCGCGGGCGATGATCCGGGCGCGACCGAGGATGAGGAGCAACTCGTCGGCGAGTCCAGCCGCATCGGCTGCCTCGATCCAGCCCCGGAGTCCGATGCCGGTGGTCACCACGACGACGTCGGGCGGCAGCGCGATGAGCTCCTTGGTTGCGACGAGTAGCTCCTCATCGTGCTCGTGCGGGACGATCGTCAGCGCCGGCGCGTGGCGCACGGTTGCACCCCGCCGAGCCAATGCGGAGGCGAGCTCGCCCGAGCGCCGGTCTGCGGTCACGAGGACGACGCAACCGGTCATGACCTGGCTCAGTGTCGGGGGAGTGCGGGCAGTGGTCACGCAGTCACCCTGCCTGACGACTCGGAGCAAGGAGTGCCGGGTCGGCAACTCGGCCCACGACGATGACGGCGGGAGCCCGCACCCCGGCATCCAGGGCGACGCCAACGATCTCACCCAAGGTGGCAGTCGTCACTCGCTGGCGGGCGGTCGTGGCGTCCTCGATGATCGCGACGGGCAAGTCATCCGGCGCATCATGAGCGACGAGGTCGCGCACATGGTCGGCGAGCAGCCTCACTCCCATGAGGACGACGAGGGTCGCCGTCTCGGTGGCCGCCGCCGACAGCGCGTGGGTGTTGATCGGCTCGTGGCCGTGCACGATGTGCACGGCTCCGACCGTTCCACGGTGGGTGAGGGGTATGCCGGCCGCTCCAGGAGCGCTGAGCGCTGAACTCACGCCGGGGACGACTTCGACGGCGATCCCCGCCTCACGGCACGCGATGACCTCTTCGCCGCCGCGGCCATAGACGAACGGGTCGCCACCCTTGAGGCGCACGACGGTGCGCCCCCGTTGGGCCTGCTCGACAAGGATCCGGTTGATCTCGCTCTGGGGGATCGGGTGGTGACCGGGGCTCTTGCCGACGTCGATGATCTCGACATTGATCGGGAGGGTCCGCAGCAGCTCGACCGGGCCCAACCGATCGGTGACGACGACGTCGGCCTCCGCGAGGGCTCGCCGCCCACGGACCGTGATGAGGTCGGTCGCGCCGGGTCCGCCGCCGACGAGGATGACCCGCCCGGCCCGGCCGGGGTGCGTGCGCCGGGCGCGCAGGTCGAGGTCGGCGCCCTCGAGGTGCACGGCCAGGGCATTGCGGACGGAGACCACCCGAGCCGGGTCAGGGCGTCCGACTGAGACCACGCCGACCCGCACTCCGGCATGGTCGGTGACAGCGGCGTTGCGAGCCGTCCCGTGCTCGGACGCGCCCGCGCAGACGCTGAAGATCCGAGAGACGGTGGCCCGCTCGCAGAGGCTGCGGTCGACGGAGAGATCGCCGGTTGCGGCGACGACGAACCACGTACCGTCCACGTCAGCGAGCGCGACCTCGCGCTGGCTCCACGTCACGCTCACCTCGTCGACCAGATCGAGCATGGCCTCGCAGACGATCGGGGTGACGACGTGGACGAGGGCTCCGTCCGCAACCAGAGCAGCCGCTTTCGTTGCTGCCACGGGCCCTCCTCCAGCCACGAGCACAGGCCGCCCCACGAGGTCGACTCCGAGCAGGGTGGTCATGTCGTGGTCTCGACATCAGGTTCGGGTCGGGCGATGTGCACGACCCCGTCCCGCACCTGTGTGGGCCAGGTCCGCAGCGACTGTGGTTCCTGGCCCACGGCATCAAGGCACTCACCGGTGCGCAGGTCAAAGACCTGCTTGTACATTGGGGAGGCGACCGTCGGAGCGTCCCCACGGGTCCCCACGATCCCGCGGGACATGACGTGGGCGCCAGAGAAGGGATCGAGCTGCTGAACGGCATACACCTCGTCTGCATGCGTGCGGAAGAGCGCGAGCTGCTCGCCGCCCACAAGCGCGGCGGCGCCCCGTTCCGACTCGAGGTCGTTGAGCATGCAGACCCCGATCCACGATGCGTGGGCGAGCCCAGCCTCCCCAGTCGCGACGTCGATGGTCATCGGCGAACCTCCAGTGTCGTTCCAGCGATGAGCACACCACTCGTGCGCTCATCTGGTGTGGCCGGGCGTGGTTGACCCCGTTCGGCCACGTAGGCGAGCGAGTCATCGGCCTGGTCGGGGGCGTTGACGAAGGATCCGAAACGGCGCAGCTTCTCGGGGTCGGCGAGCGCCGCTGCCCACTCGTCCTCGTAGCCATCGACGTGGGCCACCATCGCCGCGTCGAGGTCCGCAGCGATGCCGAGCGAGTCGTCAAGGACGACTGCTCGGATCGCCTCGAGGCCACCCTCGTAGTCGTCGACCCACGCCGCCGTGCGCTGGAGCCGGTCCGCCGTGCGGACATAGAACATGAGAAAGCGGTCGATCGACTGGACGAGCTCTGACGTGTCAAGGTCCTCGGCCAGCAGTTGGGCGTGCTTGGGCGTGAAGCCACCGTTGCCGCCGACATAGAGGTTCCAGCCGTTGTCGGTCGCGATGATTCCGACGTCCTTTCCGCGGGCTTCGGCGCACTCTCGCGCACACCCGGAGACACCAAGCTTGATCTTGTGCGGCGAGCGCAGGCCGCGGTAGCGCAGCTCGAGCGCGATCGCGAGGCCGACGGAGTCCTGTACGCCATAGCGGCACCACGTCGACCCGACGCACGACTTCACCGTCCGGAGCGACTTGCCATAGGCGTGCCCCGACTCGAAGCCCGCGTCGACCAGTCGCGTCCAGATCTTGGGGAGCTGTTCGATCCGGGCGCCGAACAGGTCGATCCGCTGGCCGCCGGTGATCTTGGTGTAGAGGCCGAAGTCCTTGGCGACCTCACCGATGACGATGAGTCCCTCGGGCGTGATCTCGCCACCGGGAATGCGCGGGACGACCGAGTAGGAGCCGTCCTTCTGGAGGTTGGCCATGACGTGATCATTGGTGTCCTGCAGCGTTGCTCGCTCACCCTCGAGGATGTGACCGGTGCCGAGCGAGGCGAGGATCGAGCCGATGACGGGCTTGCAGATGTCGCAGCCCCGGCCTCGGCCGTGGGCGGCGATGATCTCGCTGAAGGTCGTCAGCTCCTGAACCCGCACGACGTCGAAGAGCTGGGCCCGGGACAGGTCGAAGTGCTCGCAGAGCGCGTTGCTCACCTCGACGCCGGACTTCTCCAACTCGGTGGTGACGAGCTTCTTGACGAGCGGGAGGCAGGAGCCGCAGCTCGTGCCGGCCAGGGTGCAGGCCTTCACGCCCGCGAGGTCGGTGCAACCACCCTCCGTCACCGAGCACCGGATGGCGCCCGCGGTGACGTTGTTGCAGGAGCAGACCGTCGCGTCCTCCGGCAGGTCGCCTGCCGGCGCGCCTCCCGAACCCTCTGGGAGCAGGTATGCCGCGGGGTCCCCTCCCAGCTCACGACCCACCATCGGGCGCAGCGCGGCATACGCACTGGCGTCGCCCACGAGGATGCCGCCGCGCAGCGTGCGGGCGTCATCAGACATCACGAGCTTCTTGTAGACCCCACCGACCGGGTCGGAGATGACGACCTCGAGGCTGCCGGGCTCCTGGGCGAAGGCGTCACCGAAGCTCGCGACATCGACGCCGAGGAGCTTGAGCTTGGTTGACAGATCGGCGCCCGGGAACGTGCCTTCGCCACCGAGCAGCCGGTCAGCGACGATCTCGGCCATCGTGTAGCCCGGCGCGACGAGGCCGAGGCAGCGTCCGCCGATGTTGGCGACCTCACCGATGGCCCAGATCGCGGGATCGGCTGTGGCACAGCCGTCGTCGACGATGACACCGCCGCGTTCGCCGACCTCGAGACCGGTTTCTCTGGCGAGCTCGTCACGGGGCCGGACACCCACGGCGAAGATGACGACGTCCACATCCAGCGCCGGACCTTCGGCGAACTCCATCCGGGAGACCGTCCCGCGGTCGCCGACGATCTTGGACGTGGCGGTCGACGTGCGCACCGACACGCCGAGCCCTTCGATGAGTCGCTTGAGCCCTTCGCCGCCGCCGGCGTCCACCTGGAGCGGCATGAGGCGCGGGGCGAACTCGACGACGGTGGACTCGACTTCGAGTGCCTGGAGCGCACCCGCCGCCTCGAGGCCGAGCAGACCGCCACCGACGACGGCGCCGCGAACGGGTCGGTCGAGCTCCTCCCGGCGCGTCTCAACATAGGCACGAAGGTCGGCGACGTCGTCGATGGTGCGATAGACGAACGCCCCCCGGAGGTCCTTGCCCGGGACGGGCGGCACCGCGGCATACGAGCCGGTGGCTAGGACAAGGGCGTCGTAGGGGAGGACTGTGCCACCGTTGGTGGTGACCGTCCGCGCCTCGCGATCGATGCTGTCCGCTTTGACCCCACGCTTGAGGGTGACGAGGGGGTCGTCCCAGATCTCCTGCCCTCCGAGGGCGAGCTCCTCGGGGTGTCGACCGGTGAAGTAGGACGTGAGCGCGACGCGGTCGTAGGGTGCGCGCGGCTCCTCACAGAGCAGCGTCACCGCCCACTGCCCGGCCTCGTCACGGGAGCGGAGGGCGTCGATGAGTCGTCGCGCGACCATGCCGCCACCGACGACGACGAGCTGTTTGGTGTCCTGTGCCTCAAGCATGGTGATGACGTTATGGACGCGCGGTTTCGGGACGGTGGTTCAACTGTTTCCCCTGCGTAAAACGGTCCTCACACGAAGGCGTCCACCGCGGTGAGGACTTTGACCTTCGGCGCTTCAGCGCCCCGCGCAGTCCTTGGTCGTGGCCGCGTCGAGTGCTGGCTCTTGGTGCCTTGATCGCGATCTCGTGGATCGCGTTTGCCGATCTCATTCCGCGAGAGCCGTCCGTCGACGGGAGACCGGCAGTGCCGTCATGCCGGACGCACTCTCTTGCCGATGACCGGACGCGAAGCACGAGGGCCCGTGAGGTTGCTCCTGCCGGAACTCGGTAATGCCTGTCGTCACCGATCAAGTCCGAACGAATGTCGCAAGGCTGGTGTAGTCGCCGTGATCTGCGGCACGTAAGGCCTTGATGTAGTCGGCTCGGACCGCGCTAACAACGCCGAGGTTGGCACCGCCGCCCCAAGAGAACGGGACCCCGCCCGCCGCACGAAGAATCAGGTCGGTCATGAGCCGTGAGTGCCTCCCGTTTCCGTTGGGGAACGGATGGACGAGGACGAGCTTGTGATGGAACATCACCGCAGCTGCATCGACATCGACATCAGAGTCGCTGGCGAACCAGTACTTGGCGTCTTCGACAAGATCACGGACGGCCACGGAGATGCGGATGGGATCGATGCCGATGGACTTCTCTGTTCTGCGGTAGCTACCTGCCCAGGTCCAAACGCGTCCGAACATGTCCCTGTGTAGGTCTCGGACGGTCTTGTCGTCCAGGAGCCGGTCCAGCCTGTTTCGTCGATCGAGCCATCTATTGGTGGCGGCCAGGATGTTGTCGGCCTCAACCTCGTTGAGGTCTTCCCGAGTGGTGACCCACGCTTGTCTCAGACCTTCGAGTTCCTCATCCTCGAGCGGCGTCGCGCCCGCAGGCTCCTGCCCCCACCCCGCACTGAGCATCGGCGTGCAATCTTCAGACTCGGGCAGCGTGACGAGCGGGCCACTGCATGTCGAGGAAGACCAAGACGAAGAAGATCACCAAGATGATCACGACGATGAGGGTGGCGCATTGGTGTCGTCACCCTCGTTCCAGAGGCCTGGTGACTGTAGGTAGAGATCAGTCATCATTTTCACCCGTGCTTCGAGTTTGGCCCCTCCGAGCGCCTGATCCTCCAGTGCCATCGTGTGCGCAACCCGATTGACGCGCTGGAGCGCGCGGTGGCGCGCTTGATCGCCGACGATTTCGTGCAGCGGACGGCGCGGCACAAGTGCGTAGACCAAGTCACAATCGAGAGCGTCCGCCGCACGTGTCAGAGCGTCCAGTCCAATAGTGCCGGCGCGTTCGGATTTCTCCAGACGAGTCAGGCTCGATTGAGAGACACCCATGCGTGTAGCTAGGTCTTCGGCCCGCATTCCGAGAGCCTCGCGAATGGCGCGGATCCAGCCTCCGAAGGGACGCCTTCCTTGGGCGGGCAACTGGCGCCACGCCTCGAAGCGCTCGTCGAGGGCGGCGCGGGCGCGGGTCTGGTCGCGCAGTCGGTCAAGACCCATGGTCTCCGATCACCGTCCTCATGCGTTCTAGTTCATACAATCCCACCACTTGCATGCGCCATAATACATCAAACATGGTCTTCGTCATAGCTCCGAGCGCATGGACAACTGGTTGTCTCATGCGGTGTGCTGCCTTTGGAGGTAGTGGGCCCTCGTAGCGAGCTCGCTCGCTTATGCCGCCTAGCACTTGTCCGACGGGGCGCTACGGAGCGCCGAGACCTCATACTTCGAGACATGTATCAGCCCTCCCATCGGCAGCCTTGCGAAGACGCACATCCGGACTTCCGCGATGTCGAGGCGTTCGAGGTGCCCCAACCACTGGGAGGCAAGGACTGGACTGACGGCGAGGGTGTGACTTGGCGCCGACGGGGCCAGGGCCTCCTGACTCAACGACAGGCCCGCAAGCTGCTGAGCCGATCCGAGGTCCACGTGATGCACACGTATCTCGGAGCTGTGCACGAACACCAAGGAACTGATCGAGCCGGCCTCATCTCTGAGGTTGAAGCTTTCTGGGCGGGGGACGCGGCGCCGATGGCTACGTTCGACATGGGCGAGTTTCGCGACGAGTCTCATCGAGTGATGGTCATGATCGTCGAAGGGTGCTGAGCCCAGAAACGCCCGCTATTGCCGCAAGGCGTGCGCAGCCTGAGCATCGGACAGGGATGATGGGTCTGTGAGTAACCATGTCGCGAATCGCTGGCGGTCGTTCAGCCGGTTGCCCGCCGAGCGCGCAGTCACACTCGCGATAGTGGCTTTCCTCGCCATGGCCTTCACCGTGGGAGCGCTTCTCATGATCGGAGAGGCGGCCGCGAGCGCCCTCACCACCACCCATGGAAAGGGCGTGATTCGTTCCTGTGTCGGCGAAGACACCCGAGGGGGAGGCTCATGTCTGGTCGACGTAACAGCCCCGACGACCTTGGCTGGCCCGGCTCAGGTGGATCCGGCGGGGCCGTTCGCTCAGGCCGAGCCCGGGCAGTCCGTGAGCTTGTGGATCGACGATGACGGCTCCGTCGAGGTTGCAGGCTGGCGTGCTTGGGCTGACGCGGTTTCATTGGCTTTGGTGGCAGTCGTCGTCGTGACCGTGTGCTGGGTTATGTACCGAAACCCGCGTGAGATCGCCGCAGGCCCATCTTCGTGACGGCGGACAGTGTCGATATGTGTTTGCCGCTCATGCCGCGTTGTGCGCGGTTGCGTGTCGTTGGGTGAGGCCATCAAAGTCGGCGATGTTCCGGCTTCACGGCGATTAGTGTGTCGCCCTATGGGTGCAGGGCGGGAGGCGCGGGCACCGGACGGCATTGGTCTCGCGTTCGGGTGCCTCGGCGTCTGATCTTCGGCATGGTCCCCGCAGCCGTCCTCGGCGGATGTGCGGGCGCTCACCCAGCAACTAGCTCAGGAGGCAGCCTGATGGAACAGCGCCCAACGCGATTTACCATCCGCCCAGACGACTACCACGTGCCGTACGCCGGCACGGCCCAGGACGGCCGGAAGTTCTTCCTCAGTGAGGAACTGTTCAGCGACGCCGGCGCTTGGGTCGGCCTCTTTCTGTGGAAGGCCGATGGCACGTTTGATGACGTGCGGATCACGCCCGCGGAACGCGACCAGCAGTTGCCACCAGGGCAGGCTGGGCCCGCTCCTGGCCAGAACCACGCAACCGCGCTGCTCGCCGAGCTCGGCGAGTACCGATTGGAACCAATCACTGTGGAGCCTTTCATCCAAGCCGTCGACGGTGTCGAGTTCGGCTGGCGCGCGGATCAGGCCGATGACGGGTCGTGCCTTGTCAACATCGAACCGGGCGACTTCATCTGTTACTACGCGCCTTGGGACGGGTACGAGTACGACACCTGATGCAGGACCGCCTGAGTCAGTCCACAAACGCACAAGAGGATCGTGTGCGCAGCGACCTCTGAGCCTCTCGCTGAACGTGGTCAGGAACATCCTCTATTGCCGCGTTGCGTTAGTACCTGAACTCCACGAGGCGCTCGAACTCCACAGCGCTGTCGACGCGCTCTGCCGTGGGCCAAGGAGGTCTCTCTGCGCGGCCCGTCCACGTCAGGTGAACGAGGAAGGCTGTATCGCCAGCCGCTACCAGCACCTCGTCCTGAGGGGTGGCTTCAGCAACGACCCTCCACGGTTGCCCGTCCAACACATGTCCCGGACCGATCTCACGCGCCAGCTCCGCTTCAAGAGCGCCGGCACGGTCAGCCTCTGATCGCAGGTCCACCATTGGATCCACGAAGATGTGCGTCTCTATCCAGGCCATGACAGAACCGTAGTGACTGCGGACTGTTCGCCAAGACGGTTTGAAACGTCCGGAACTGCCGCAGATCGGTCGTGTTCATCAACGGACGTCTTCCCCGCACACCCTC contains the following coding sequences:
- the nirB gene encoding nitrite reductase large subunit NirB → MLEAQDTKQLVVVGGGMVARRLIDALRSRDEAGQWAVTLLCEEPRAPYDRVALTSYFTGRHPEELALGGQEIWDDPLVTLKRGVKADSIDREARTVTTNGGTVLPYDALVLATGSYAAVPPVPGKDLRGAFVYRTIDDVADLRAYVETRREELDRPVRGAVVGGGLLGLEAAGALQALEVESTVVEFAPRLMPLQVDAGGGEGLKRLIEGLGVSVRTSTATSKIVGDRGTVSRMEFAEGPALDVDVVIFAVGVRPRDELARETGLEVGERGGVIVDDGCATADPAIWAIGEVANIGGRCLGLVAPGYTMAEIVADRLLGGEGTFPGADLSTKLKLLGVDVASFGDAFAQEPGSLEVVISDPVGGVYKKLVMSDDARTLRGGILVGDASAYAALRPMVGRELGGDPAAYLLPEGSGGAPAGDLPEDATVCSCNNVTAGAIRCSVTEGGCTDLAGVKACTLAGTSCGSCLPLVKKLVTTELEKSGVEVSNALCEHFDLSRAQLFDVVRVQELTTFSEIIAAHGRGRGCDICKPVIGSILASLGTGHILEGERATLQDTNDHVMANLQKDGSYSVVPRIPGGEITPEGLIVIGEVAKDFGLYTKITGGQRIDLFGARIEQLPKIWTRLVDAGFESGHAYGKSLRTVKSCVGSTWCRYGVQDSVGLAIALELRYRGLRSPHKIKLGVSGCARECAEARGKDVGIIATDNGWNLYVGGNGGFTPKHAQLLAEDLDTSELVQSIDRFLMFYVRTADRLQRTAAWVDDYEGGLEAIRAVVLDDSLGIAADLDAAMVAHVDGYEDEWAAALADPEKLRRFGSFVNAPDQADDSLAYVAERGQPRPATPDERTSGVLIAGTTLEVRR
- the cobA gene encoding uroporphyrinogen-III C-methyltransferase, which gives rise to MTTLLGVDLVGRPVLVAGGGPVAATKAAALVADGALVHVVTPIVCEAMLDLVDEVSVTWSQREVALADVDGTWFVVAATGDLSVDRSLCERATVSRIFSVCAGASEHGTARNAAVTDHAGVRVGVVSVGRPDPARVVSVRNALAVHLEGADLDLRARRTHPGRAGRVILVGGGPGATDLITVRGRRALAEADVVVTDRLGPVELLRTLPINVEIIDVGKSPGHHPIPQSEINRILVEQAQRGRTVVRLKGGDPFVYGRGGEEVIACREAGIAVEVVPGVSSALSAPGAAGIPLTHRGTVGAVHIVHGHEPINTHALSAAATETATLVVLMGVRLLADHVRDLVAHDAPDDLPVAIIEDATTARQRVTTATLGEIVGVALDAGVRAPAVIVVGRVADPALLAPSRQAG
- a CDS encoding uroporphyrinogen-III synthase, which encodes MTGCVVLVTADRRSGELASALARRGATVRHAPALTIVPHEHDEELLVATKELIALPPDVVVVTTGIGLRGWIEAADAAGLADELLLILGRARIIARGPKARGAIQAAGLTADWVAESETSAEILELLLDEGVTGLRIAVQHHGAGADGLDTELAAAGADVASLVVYRWGPTPDPAALAGSVRDAAAGDIDAVVFTSAPGAHAWLAAADAEGVTDGIVARCASGGLVAAAVGPITALPLQDRGIEPIVPDRGRLGALVRRLVHHYEVAQSSAVATVSGHLQVRRTVALLDGHVLPLSPSGLEVLRLLVEAKGDVVSRADVLGVLPGDSVDPHAAEVAIGRLRDAGGRTLVQTVVKRGYRLGLT
- a CDS encoding mobile mystery protein A, translating into MGLDRLRDQTRARAALDERFEAWRQLPAQGRRPFGGWIRAIREALGMRAEDLATRMGVSQSSLTRLEKSERAGTIGLDALTRAADALDCDLVYALVPRRPLHEIVGDQARHRALQRVNRVAHTMALEDQALGGAKLEARVKMMTDLYLQSPGLWNEGDDTNAPPSSS
- the nirD gene encoding nitrite reductase small subunit NirD; the encoded protein is MTIDVATGEAGLAHASWIGVCMLNDLESERGAAALVGGEQLALFRTHADEVYAVQQLDPFSGAHVMSRGIVGTRGDAPTVASPMYKQVFDLRTGECLDAVGQEPQSLRTWPTQVRDGVVHIARPEPDVETTT
- a CDS encoding mobile mystery protein B; this encodes MLSAGWGQEPAGATPLEDEELEGLRQAWVTTREDLNEVEADNILAATNRWLDRRNRLDRLLDDKTVRDLHRDMFGRVWTWAGSYRRTEKSIGIDPIRISVAVRDLVEDAKYWFASDSDVDVDAAAVMFHHKLVLVHPFPNGNGRHSRLMTDLILRAAGGVPFSWGGGANLGVVSAVRADYIKALRAADHGDYTSLATFVRT